One genomic window of Amphiura filiformis chromosome 3, Afil_fr2py, whole genome shotgun sequence includes the following:
- the LOC140147723 gene encoding LOW QUALITY PROTEIN: beta-2 adrenergic receptor-like (The sequence of the model RefSeq protein was modified relative to this genomic sequence to represent the inferred CDS: deleted 2 bases in 1 codon), with protein sequence MIISAVAFSKKLQTSTNAFVTSLGVADLLTSITLIWNIVGSLGTEWLIPEANWICQFTNFMIYACIGTSVWTLSMIGINRLIHILKPIWYKKIFTSWKLVILVLIPWVIPEAGLIIVLATGNVAYEFDKESFACTENNKTFVYDLLLNTVFLLPLLAIVGSYICIYVYVKNTFGNRNKVRGLQSQNRTILPTVIADCRRKQISKQEIVITKNLFIVVVGFFVCFVPYFTILALPNSNTILHIRYYATLGPYANSAINFIIYAIKHPDFKVVPRHMMRCSYADIPQPSPILKYLLSRRN encoded by the exons ATGATAATTTCTGCAGTAGCTTTCTCAAAAAAACTCCAGACATCAACTAACGCATTTGTGACAAGTTTAGGTGTAGCTGATCTGTTGACATCCATAACACTTATATGGAACATTGTCGGTAGTCTTGGCACAGAATGGCTAATACCAGAGGCCAACTGGATTTGTCAGTTTACCAATTTCATGATATATGCCTGCATAGGAACCAGCGTGTGGACATTGAGTATGATTGGTATAAATCGACTCATCCACATCTTAAAACCCATTTGGTACAAGAAGATCTTTACATCCTGGAAGCTTGTTATTCTTGTGTTGATACCATGGGTCATCCCAGAAGCTGGTCTTATAATCGTTCTTGCAACTGGAAATGTTGCTTATGAGTTTGACAAAGAAAGTTTTGCATGTactgaaaataacaaaacatttgTGTATGATCTTCTTCTAAATACAGTGTTTCTTTTACCACTACTAGCAATAGTTGGAAGTTACATATGTATCTATGTGTATGTCAAAAACACTTTCGGAAACAGAAACAAAGTTCGGGGCTTGCAATCACAGAACAGGACCATACTCCCAACA GTCATTGCAGATTGCAGAAGAAAACAAATATCCAAACAAGAGATCGTGATCACCAAAAACCTCTTCATTGTTGTTGTTGGATTTTTCGTCTGTTTTGTTCCATACTTCACTATACTGGCACTTCCAAATTCCAATACCATACTACACATCCGATATTATGCAACTTTAGGTCCATATGCTAATAGTGCAATTAACTTCATAATCTATGCCATAAAGCATCCAGATTTCAAAGTTGTACCGAGACATATGATGAGGTGTTCTTATGCTGATATCCCACAACCATCACCAATCCTGAAATACCTACTTTCAAGGAGGAACTGA